A portion of the Calothrix sp. 336/3 genome contains these proteins:
- the alr gene encoding alanine racemase — MLSREQSQGVVPYEQCDPYAWFSQRAWVEIDLAALSDNVQQLLSKLSVGTQLMAVVKADAYGHGAVTVAQTAIAAGANWLGVATVPEGIQLREAGIKSPILVLGATYTPEQIHAIAHWNLQPTLCSPKQALVFADTLEDIHYTAPLSVHIKLDTGMSRLGTSWQQAAEFVQLVQRLPRLQIASVYSHLATADSEDQTIMRRQQQRFQEAIAQIASLGIEVPCLHLANSAATLSDENLHYDMVRAGLLVYGLYPANHLRSAIALKPVMQVKARVTQVKTIARGDGVSYGHQFIAPREMTIAVVGIGYADGVPRNLSQKMQVLIHGQFVPQIGTITMDQLMIDISTLPHVQEGDIVTILGQEGDKCISADDWAHQLKTISWEILCGFKHRLPRVAIM; from the coding sequence ATGTTAAGTCGTGAACAGTCTCAAGGTGTTGTTCCCTACGAACAGTGTGATCCCTATGCTTGGTTTTCCCAGCGTGCATGGGTAGAAATTGATTTAGCAGCTTTGTCGGATAATGTTCAGCAATTACTGAGTAAGTTATCTGTTGGGACTCAGTTAATGGCAGTAGTCAAAGCTGATGCTTATGGACATGGGGCAGTAACTGTTGCTCAAACTGCTATTGCTGCGGGGGCAAATTGGTTAGGAGTGGCAACGGTTCCGGAGGGAATTCAGTTACGGGAGGCGGGGATTAAATCACCTATTTTAGTTTTAGGTGCTACTTATACTCCAGAACAAATCCACGCGATCGCCCACTGGAATTTACAGCCGACTCTTTGCAGCCCTAAACAGGCTTTAGTATTTGCGGATACCCTGGAAGATATTCACTATACCGCACCTTTGTCTGTACATATCAAGCTAGATACGGGGATGTCGAGGTTGGGTACAAGCTGGCAACAGGCAGCTGAGTTTGTGCAGTTGGTACAGCGTTTGCCACGGTTACAAATTGCCAGTGTTTATTCCCATTTGGCAACTGCTGATAGCGAGGATCAGACAATTATGCGCAGACAGCAACAACGCTTCCAGGAGGCGATCGCCCAAATTGCAAGTTTAGGTATCGAAGTACCTTGTTTACACTTAGCTAATTCTGCCGCCACCTTAAGTGATGAGAATTTACACTATGATATGGTGCGGGCTGGTTTATTAGTCTATGGACTCTACCCAGCGAATCATTTGCGATCAGCGATCGCTCTTAAACCAGTGATGCAAGTTAAGGCAAGGGTGACACAAGTCAAAACTATTGCCCGTGGAGATGGTGTCAGCTACGGACATCAATTTATTGCCCCCCGTGAAATGACTATTGCTGTGGTGGGTATTGGCTACGCAGATGGAGTGCCACGAAATCTATCACAAAAAATGCAGGTATTAATTCATGGTCAATTCGTCCCCCAAATTGGCACAATTACCATGGATCAACTAATGATTGATATCAGCACTTTGCCCCATGTGCAGGAGGGAGATATCGTCACAATTTTGGGGCAGGAAGGAGATAAATGTATTTCTGCTGATGATTGGGCACATCAATTAAAAACAATTTCCTGGGAAATCCTCTGTGGCTTCAAACATCGCTTGCCTCGTGTAGCTATCATGTAG
- the ndhI gene encoding NAD(P)H-quinone oxidoreductase subunit I translates to MLKFLKQVGDYAKEAVQAGRYIGEGLSVTFDHMRRRPVTVQYPYEKLIPSERFRGRIHYEFDKCIACEVCVRVCPINLPVVDWEFDKASKKKKLKHYSIDFGVCIFCGNCVEYCPTNCLSMTEEYELSTYDRHELNYDNVALGRLPYKVTNDPMVTPLRELVYLPKGVMDPHDLPADAPRPGARPEDLVENTNG, encoded by the coding sequence ATGCTCAAGTTCCTGAAGCAAGTAGGTGATTACGCCAAAGAAGCAGTCCAAGCCGGACGTTATATCGGTGAAGGTTTATCAGTCACCTTCGACCATATGCGCCGCCGTCCTGTCACTGTTCAATACCCCTATGAAAAACTTATACCTAGTGAGCGTTTTCGGGGTCGGATTCACTACGAATTTGATAAATGTATTGCCTGTGAAGTCTGTGTGCGGGTGTGCCCAATTAACTTACCTGTAGTCGATTGGGAATTCGATAAAGCCAGCAAGAAGAAAAAACTCAAACACTACAGTATTGATTTTGGCGTTTGTATTTTCTGCGGCAACTGTGTGGAGTATTGTCCAACAAACTGCCTATCAATGACAGAAGAGTATGAACTCTCCACCTACGATCGCCATGAACTCAATTATGATAACGTGGCTCTTGGTCGCCTTCCCTACAAAGTGACCAACGACCCCATGGTGACTCCCCTGCGCGAGTTAGTTTATCTCCCCAAAGGGGTGATGGACCCCCACGATCTTCCCGCCGATGCACCCCGTCCGGGCGCTCGTCCAGAGGATTTAGTGGAAAATACTAATGGGTAA
- a CDS encoding NADH-quinone oxidoreductase subunit J has protein sequence MNLAEGVQFVTFSILAVMMIGAALGVVLFSSIVHAAFMLGGVFISIAGLYLLLNADFVAAAQVLIYVGAVNVLILFAIMLVNKRQDFVPFPTAWVRKALTGVVSLGLFALLSTMVVVTPWAQTTTTPAENTIVLIGEHFFTDFLLPFELASILLLMAMVGAIILARREYLPEPSSDLQQTVLTLPERPRELVSAGNDKD, from the coding sequence GTGAATCTGGCAGAAGGAGTACAATTTGTTACATTTAGTATCCTGGCAGTGATGATGATTGGGGCAGCACTCGGTGTAGTGCTGTTTTCTAGTATTGTCCATGCTGCCTTTATGCTAGGTGGTGTCTTTATAAGTATTGCAGGGTTATATCTCCTGTTAAATGCTGATTTCGTTGCCGCAGCTCAAGTACTCATCTATGTAGGAGCGGTGAACGTACTAATTTTGTTTGCCATCATGTTAGTCAACAAGCGGCAAGACTTTGTTCCTTTCCCCACAGCTTGGGTACGCAAAGCTTTAACTGGGGTGGTGAGCTTGGGATTATTTGCCCTTCTCAGTACGATGGTTGTTGTTACACCTTGGGCACAAACCACCACAACTCCTGCTGAGAATACTATTGTTTTGATTGGTGAGCATTTCTTTACCGACTTTTTGCTGCCTTTTGAACTCGCTTCGATTTTATTGCTGATGGCAATGGTCGGTGCAATTATTTTGGCACGTCGAGAGTACTTACCAGAGCCAAGCAGTGACTTACAACAAACAGTCTTAACATTACCTGAGCGTCCCAGGGAGCTAGTCTCAGCTGGTAATGATAAGGATTAG
- the nuoH gene encoding NADH-quinone oxidoreductase subunit NuoH, translated as MNSGIDLQGTFIQSLMDLGLPAGTAKAIWMPLPMILMIIGATVGVLTCVWLERKISAAAQQRIGPEYIGPLGLLAPVADGLKLVFKEDIVPAKSDPFLFTLGPIIVVLPVFLSYLIVPFGQNILITDVGMGVFLWIALSSIQPIGLLMAGYASNNKYSLLGGLRAAAQSISYEIPLALAVLAIAMMSNSLSTVDIVNQQSGYGILGWNVWRQPIGFMIFWIAALAECERMPFDLPEAEEELVAGYQTEYSGMKFALFYLSSYVNLVLSALLVAVLYLGGWESPVPLDLLAGWFGVSETDPVLQIVTASLGITMTVLKAYFLIFLAILLRWTVPRVRIDQLLDLGWKFLLPVGLVNLLLTAALKLAFPVAFGG; from the coding sequence ATGAATTCAGGAATTGATCTGCAAGGAACATTTATTCAATCCCTGATGGATTTGGGATTACCTGCGGGTACAGCCAAAGCCATCTGGATGCCCCTGCCAATGATTTTGATGATTATTGGAGCCACGGTAGGGGTTTTAACCTGCGTTTGGCTAGAGAGAAAAATTTCGGCGGCAGCGCAGCAGAGGATCGGACCTGAGTATATTGGACCTTTGGGTTTATTAGCTCCTGTCGCCGATGGTTTGAAATTGGTATTTAAAGAAGATATCGTTCCCGCCAAATCAGACCCATTTCTATTTACCCTCGGTCCGATTATCGTGGTTCTGCCAGTATTTTTGTCCTATTTGATTGTACCCTTTGGGCAAAATATTCTCATTACCGATGTGGGTATGGGTGTGTTTCTCTGGATTGCGTTGTCCAGTATTCAGCCCATTGGCTTGTTGATGGCGGGCTATGCTTCCAATAATAAGTACTCCCTCCTAGGTGGTTTACGAGCCGCAGCCCAATCTATTAGTTATGAGATTCCCTTGGCATTAGCTGTACTGGCGATCGCCATGATGTCTAATAGTCTCAGTACCGTCGATATCGTCAATCAACAATCAGGTTACGGTATTCTCGGTTGGAACGTCTGGAGACAACCAATTGGTTTCATGATTTTCTGGATTGCGGCTCTGGCAGAATGTGAACGGATGCCCTTTGACTTACCAGAAGCTGAAGAAGAACTAGTTGCGGGTTATCAAACAGAATATTCCGGAATGAAATTTGCTCTGTTCTACCTCAGTTCCTACGTCAATTTAGTACTTTCTGCCCTTTTGGTAGCAGTCTTATACCTTGGTGGTTGGGAATCCCCCGTACCTCTGGACTTACTTGCAGGGTGGTTTGGTGTCAGCGAAACTGACCCTGTATTGCAGATTGTTACTGCTTCCTTGGGTATCACCATGACTGTACTCAAGGCATATTTCCTTATTTTCCTGGCAATCTTGCTACGCTGGACTGTGCCTCGTGTACGTATTGACCAGTTACTCGATTTAGGCTGGAAGTTTTTGCTGCCAGTGGGCTTAGTTAATCTACTATTAACAGCAGCTTTAAAACTAGCTTTTCCTGTCGCCTTCGGCGGTTAG
- a CDS encoding HNH endonuclease codes for MGKVLVLNASYEPLNITSWRRAAVLLIKGKAERVEHNGRFLYADFPLPTVIRLRHYVRVPYKEIPLTRRNILHRDGHTCQYCGYTGDELTLDHVMPRSRGGGDSWENIVTACVRCNVQKGSRTPSEARMPLRHPPRRPYSSLYFEVSKHLKSGTHNEWQKYVIGM; via the coding sequence ATGGGGAAGGTTTTAGTCTTAAACGCCTCTTACGAACCGCTCAATATAACGAGCTGGCGTCGCGCTGCTGTTTTGTTAATTAAGGGCAAAGCAGAGCGAGTAGAACACAATGGTAGGTTTCTGTACGCTGATTTTCCATTACCCACAGTTATTCGTTTACGTCATTACGTGCGTGTTCCCTATAAGGAAATTCCTTTGACCCGTCGGAACATCCTGCACCGCGATGGTCATACTTGTCAGTATTGTGGGTACACAGGTGATGAACTAACCCTCGACCATGTGATGCCGCGATCGCGGGGTGGTGGAGATAGTTGGGAAAATATAGTCACAGCCTGTGTCAGGTGCAACGTCCAAAAGGGTAGTCGCACACCAAGCGAGGCGCGAATGCCTTTGCGACACCCACCCCGTAGACCATACAGCAGCTTATACTTCGAGGTCAGTAAACACCTCAAAAGTGGTACTCACAATGAATGGCAAAAATATGTTATAGGTATGTAG
- a CDS encoding citrate synthase yields the protein MMVCEFKPGLEGIPAAQSGISFVDGQKGLLEYRGIRIEELAEKSNFLETAYLLIWGELPTKEELTAFEEEVRYHRRIKYRIRDMMKSFPESGHPMDALQASAAALGLFYSRRDLHNPVYIRDAVVRLLATIPTMIAAFQLMRKGNDPVRPNDNLDYSANFLYMLTEEEPDPLAAKIFDVCLILHAEHTMNASTFSARVTASTLTDPYAVVASAVGTLGGPLHGGANEEVIQMLENIGSVENVRPYIEDCLQKKAKIMGFGHRVYKVKDPRATILQNLAEQLFAKFGQDKYYDIAQEMERVVAEKLGHKGIYPNVDFYSGLVYRKMEIPTDLFTPIFAIARVAGWLAHWKEQLAENRIFRPTQVYSGLHGMEYTPLNQR from the coding sequence ATGATGGTGTGCGAATTCAAGCCCGGTTTGGAAGGCATTCCTGCCGCCCAATCTGGTATTAGTTTTGTTGATGGGCAAAAGGGATTATTGGAATATCGTGGCATCCGGATTGAGGAATTAGCAGAAAAAAGTAACTTTTTAGAAACTGCTTATCTTCTGATTTGGGGTGAGTTGCCCACGAAGGAAGAATTGACTGCTTTTGAGGAAGAGGTACGCTATCACCGCCGGATTAAGTATCGTATCCGCGATATGATGAAAAGCTTTCCTGAAAGTGGTCACCCGATGGATGCCCTACAAGCCTCTGCTGCGGCTTTAGGCTTATTTTATTCACGCCGTGATTTGCATAATCCTGTCTACATTCGGGATGCCGTAGTGCGTCTGTTAGCAACGATTCCAACAATGATTGCGGCGTTCCAGTTGATGCGAAAGGGGAATGATCCTGTACGCCCAAACGATAATTTAGATTATTCTGCCAACTTTCTCTATATGCTGACAGAGGAAGAACCAGACCCATTGGCTGCGAAGATTTTTGATGTGTGCTTGATTCTTCATGCCGAGCATACAATGAATGCTTCCACTTTTAGTGCGAGGGTGACAGCCTCAACCTTAACAGACCCCTATGCCGTCGTAGCTAGCGCTGTGGGAACTCTGGGAGGACCTCTCCATGGGGGGGCGAATGAAGAAGTAATTCAGATGCTGGAAAATATTGGCTCTGTAGAAAACGTTCGCCCTTACATCGAAGATTGCTTGCAAAAGAAAGCCAAGATTATGGGATTCGGACACCGTGTTTATAAGGTGAAAGACCCGCGGGCAACAATTTTACAAAACTTAGCAGAGCAATTATTCGCCAAGTTTGGGCAAGACAAATATTACGATATTGCCCAAGAGATGGAACGAGTAGTCGCAGAAAAGTTAGGTCACAAAGGAATTTATCCGAATGTTGACTTTTACTCTGGTTTGGTGTACAGAAAAATGGAAATTCCCACGGATTTATTTACACCAATTTTTGCGATCGCCCGCGTTGCTGGTTGGTTAGCCCATTGGAAAGAACAACTGGCTGAAAACCGTATTTTCCGCCCTACCCAGGTTTACAGTGGTCTCCATGGTATGGAGTACACTCCTTTAAATCAGAGGTAA
- the nuoK gene encoding NADH-quinone oxidoreductase subunit NuoK, whose translation MQLQYFLLLAAALFCIGIYGLITSRSAVRVLMSIELLLNAVNLNLMAFSNYLDSTMIKGQVFTVFVITVAAAEAAVGLAIVLAIYRNRDTVDMEQFNLLKW comes from the coding sequence ATGCAACTTCAGTACTTTTTATTACTAGCTGCCGCGCTATTTTGTATCGGCATTTATGGCTTGATTACTAGCCGTAGCGCAGTGCGTGTTTTAATGTCCATTGAGTTATTGCTCAATGCTGTTAATTTAAACTTAATGGCTTTCTCTAATTATCTTGACTCCACAATGATTAAGGGTCAAGTTTTCACTGTCTTCGTGATCACAGTTGCTGCTGCGGAAGCGGCGGTTGGTTTGGCGATCGTCTTGGCAATTTATCGTAACCGCGATACTGTCGATATGGAGCAGTTCAATCTCCTCAAGTGGTAA
- a CDS encoding hybrid sensor histidine kinase/response regulator: protein MPQDKELEIQMQFLEEATDYLNTLETVLLEIESSRRIAPEKINASLRAAHSIKGGAAMMGFRSLSDLAHRLEDAFKVLKTQKNSLEIDTELQNLLLSAVDWQRQIVELHLEGNTVEEEWLATFCYPVFTELHDRLGEPAPEDASTILSPEDGQDIIPLLFQTEVEGCLQRLESVLASHEQTCLQEEVAIMAAELSGLGEMLQIPAFTQLCESISHHLETATPGEVPTIAQAALQAWRRSQALAITNQLEQLPTSLELGTNVVIPIVIPPGNTEVSASSATWMDEDIIAADFEALEAAFAEESRLSDIELEPVAFVTEESSTTEYVSNYHYEEHKPEPVANPKEKEQQESSVRVPSKQLEQINDLFGELIIQRNGLNLQMERLRKLVRNLSQRVQVLERENQELRTAYDQMSIGVVTSLSQSVPAIAESNTYRSLTPGNFRDSFSQEEDSETTAITSRFDSLEMDQYNDFNLLSQEVMETIVQVQEVTTDIQLSVDDTDQIARKLNKTSKQLQRKLTQVRMRPLSEVVDRFPRALRDLSVEYGKNVQLQVTGANTLIERSILEALNEPLLHLLRNAFDHGIEDAATRKALGKPEQGTIEITATHHSNRTIITIRDDGRGIPLDKIRDRALSMGLDATLISQATDEELLSLIFEPGFTTSEQVTALSGRGVGMDVVRNNLKQIRGDIKVDTIAGKGTTFSLSVPFTLSVARVLLVESNRMFLAFPTDVISEIFLLEDKQIFPMGGNEVLNWQGKMLPLIRLGRYLEFNCSRFDNPSLETAPAINASSVLIVNQGNQPVAVQIDRCWGEMEVAIRRVEGNIPLPNGFSNCTILGDGRVVALVSINELLYWIASNERNPSQRINQLPSARLKTVFLSSTSESSTTPLQEQKGTILIVDDSINVRRFLALTLEKGGYEVEQAKDGQDAIEKLQGGLKVQAVICDIEMPRIDGYGFLGRIKSNHEFQNIPVAMLTSRSSDKHRQLAIQLGARAYFSKPYNEQELLRKLEEIIFPVGVS, encoded by the coding sequence GCAGTTTCTGGAAGAAGCAACTGATTACCTGAATACCTTGGAAACTGTCTTATTAGAGATTGAAAGTAGCCGTCGCATTGCCCCAGAGAAAATTAACGCTTCTCTGCGAGCTGCTCACTCTATTAAAGGGGGTGCTGCCATGATGGGATTTCGTTCCCTCAGTGATTTGGCACACCGTTTAGAAGATGCGTTTAAAGTTCTCAAAACTCAAAAAAATTCCCTAGAAATTGATACAGAGTTACAAAATTTACTGTTGTCGGCGGTGGATTGGCAACGGCAAATTGTGGAACTCCATCTGGAAGGAAATACTGTTGAGGAAGAGTGGTTAGCAACTTTTTGTTACCCAGTATTTACGGAACTACACGACCGTTTAGGTGAACCTGCCCCAGAAGATGCTAGTACCATTCTTTCACCAGAGGATGGGCAAGATATCATTCCCCTATTATTTCAGACAGAGGTCGAAGGCTGTTTGCAACGCCTAGAATCGGTGTTAGCCAGTCACGAGCAAACCTGCTTACAGGAAGAAGTTGCCATCATGGCGGCAGAATTGAGCGGTTTAGGAGAAATGTTGCAAATTCCAGCATTCACCCAACTCTGTGAATCCATCAGCCACCATCTAGAAACAGCAACACCAGGAGAAGTCCCCACCATTGCCCAAGCAGCACTCCAAGCATGGCGGCGATCGCAAGCACTAGCTATCACTAACCAATTGGAACAACTACCCACATCCCTAGAATTGGGTACCAATGTTGTCATCCCCATAGTCATTCCACCCGGTAATACAGAAGTATCAGCATCCTCTGCGACTTGGATGGATGAAGATATCATCGCGGCTGATTTTGAGGCTCTAGAAGCAGCTTTTGCTGAGGAAAGTCGTCTGAGTGATATTGAACTGGAACCAGTTGCCTTTGTGACTGAGGAGAGTTCTACCACTGAATATGTCAGCAATTACCATTATGAAGAACATAAACCTGAACCCGTTGCCAACCCCAAGGAAAAGGAACAGCAGGAAAGTTCTGTACGTGTTCCAAGCAAACAGTTAGAACAGATTAATGATTTGTTTGGAGAATTAATCATTCAGCGTAATGGCTTGAATTTACAGATGGAAAGACTACGAAAATTAGTCCGTAATCTCAGCCAGCGTGTACAAGTACTCGAACGAGAAAACCAAGAATTAAGAACAGCCTACGACCAAATGTCCATAGGTGTGGTGACGAGTTTATCACAATCTGTTCCCGCGATCGCTGAAAGTAATACTTACCGAAGTCTTACCCCAGGCAACTTTCGAGATAGTTTTTCCCAGGAAGAAGACTCAGAAACGACGGCAATCACTAGTCGATTTGATAGCTTAGAAATGGATCAATACAATGATTTCAACCTACTATCCCAGGAGGTAATGGAAACCATTGTCCAAGTCCAAGAGGTGACAACAGATATCCAGTTAAGTGTGGATGATACTGACCAAATTGCCCGAAAATTAAACAAAACCTCCAAACAATTACAAAGAAAGCTCACCCAAGTGCGGATGCGTCCCCTCTCGGAAGTTGTCGATCGCTTCCCCCGCGCTTTACGAGACTTATCTGTGGAATATGGCAAAAACGTCCAATTACAAGTTACAGGGGCAAATACTCTCATTGAGCGTAGTATTCTCGAAGCTTTAAACGAACCTTTACTCCATTTACTGCGTAATGCCTTTGACCATGGTATAGAAGATGCCGCAACACGCAAAGCCCTAGGCAAGCCAGAACAGGGGACAATTGAAATTACCGCCACCCACCACAGCAACCGGACAATTATTACTATCCGTGACGATGGGCGAGGTATTCCCCTAGATAAAATCCGCGATCGCGCCCTTTCTATGGGATTAGATGCCACACTCATATCCCAAGCGACAGATGAAGAATTACTCTCCCTGATTTTTGAACCAGGATTTACCACCTCAGAGCAAGTTACAGCACTTTCCGGTCGTGGTGTTGGGATGGATGTTGTCCGTAATAACCTCAAGCAAATTCGTGGTGATATTAAAGTTGATACCATTGCAGGCAAGGGCACAACTTTCTCCCTCTCCGTACCTTTTACCCTATCCGTGGCACGAGTACTGCTCGTCGAAAGTAACCGGATGTTCCTTGCCTTCCCTACAGATGTCATCTCGGAAATTTTCCTCCTAGAAGATAAACAAATTTTCCCCATGGGAGGGAATGAAGTCCTCAACTGGCAGGGCAAGATGTTACCTTTGATACGTCTTGGTCGTTACCTGGAATTTAACTGTTCTCGCTTTGATAACCCCAGCCTGGAAACAGCCCCAGCTATCAATGCTTCTAGCGTATTAATCGTCAATCAGGGCAATCAACCTGTCGCTGTCCAAATTGACCGTTGTTGGGGAGAAATGGAAGTTGCTATCCGTCGTGTCGAAGGTAATATTCCCTTGCCCAATGGTTTCAGTAATTGTACTATTCTCGGTGATGGACGAGTGGTTGCCCTTGTGAGCATCAATGAACTGCTGTACTGGATTGCCAGTAACGAGCGCAACCCATCACAACGTATCAACCAATTACCATCTGCCAGATTAAAAACTGTATTTCTTTCCTCTACCTCCGAGAGTTCAACTACTCCACTCCAAGAACAAAAAGGAACTATCCTAATTGTCGATGATTCCATCAATGTTCGTCGTTTTCTCGCCCTTACCTTAGAGAAAGGTGGTTATGAAGTGGAACAAGCAAAAGATGGGCAAGATGCCATTGAAAAATTACAAGGAGGTTTAAAAGTACAGGCTGTTATTTGTGATATAGAAATGCCCAGAATCGATGGTTATGGCTTTTTAGGTCGCATAAAATCTAACCATGAATTCCAAAATATTCCCGTTGCTATGCTCACTTCTCGTAGTAGTGATAAGCATCGTCAATTGGCAATTCAGCTAGGAGCGAGAGCCTACTTTTCCAAGCCTTATAATGAACAAGAATTATTGAGAAAATTAGAGGAAATTATCTTTCCTGTCGGTGTCAGTTAA
- the sixA gene encoding phosphohistidine phosphatase SixA — translation MELYLIRHGIAEEKHPDISDASRKLTKDGEQKTKKVAHRLQEMGLQFDVIASSPLVRAWQTAKILHNVGLSSQVEECSHLAPDGSIHDWVGDWLEPRNYSPSTQLAVVGHEPNLSNWAEFLVWGEVKGQLVLKKAGMIGVQLPETGSVFGRCQMFWLTPPKYLL, via the coding sequence GTGGAACTCTACCTAATTCGTCATGGCATTGCTGAAGAAAAGCATCCAGACATCTCCGATGCTTCCAGAAAGCTAACTAAAGATGGAGAGCAAAAAACCAAGAAAGTTGCCCACCGTCTACAAGAGATGGGATTACAGTTTGATGTTATCGCTTCCAGCCCTCTGGTACGAGCTTGGCAGACAGCAAAAATTCTTCACAATGTGGGATTAAGTTCCCAAGTTGAAGAATGTTCCCATCTCGCGCCCGATGGGAGTATCCATGATTGGGTTGGAGACTGGCTAGAACCCAGAAATTATTCTCCCTCAACTCAACTAGCTGTGGTCGGACATGAACCAAATTTAAGTAATTGGGCAGAGTTTTTGGTTTGGGGTGAGGTAAAGGGACAGTTGGTCTTGAAAAAAGCAGGTATGATCGGGGTACAGCTACCAGAAACAGGCTCAGTATTTGGTCGATGTCAGATGTTTTGGCTGACACCTCCTAAGTACTTGCTTTAA
- a CDS encoding bifunctional oligoribonuclease/PAP phosphatase NrnA has protein sequence MRFKSSLTKFENSSLATDFASDSGSDDPEIEQEPPEVSLPKSISGLSTVEPTTVLMQRSPSLIQQKAEELRNTLVAHRHDRHLILLQDFPDPDALSSAWTYQLIAQQYDIKCEIIYAGTLSHQENIALVKLTGLPAQRCTLPTFREKDLSSYQGFVLIDNQGTTSQLMPLVQQARIPLIAVIDHHNLQGDLKSEFLDIRPYVRATATIFTQYLQTGLLPLDSSIPQHVKCATALMHGLRSDTNRLMQAQEEDFMAAAYLSRFYDAQLLNAVLQANRSKRVMDVIERSLKNRIVQNNFSIAGVGYLRYDDRDAIPQAADFLVTEENVHTAVVYGIVHDEDEELEVVIGSLRTTKLTLDPDEFIKEAFGRDSTGRFFGGGRTSAGGFEIPMGFLSGGNENSAYAKMKWEVYDAQIKQKLLRLVNPRDNPIQSE, from the coding sequence ATGCGATTTAAATCTTCTTTGACTAAATTCGAGAATTCCTCACTGGCAACAGATTTTGCCTCTGACTCGGGAAGTGATGATCCAGAAATAGAACAGGAGCCTCCAGAAGTCTCCTTGCCAAAATCTATTAGTGGGTTATCGACAGTTGAACCGACAACTGTTCTGATGCAACGTAGCCCTTCTTTGATACAACAGAAGGCAGAAGAATTACGTAACACTCTGGTGGCACACCGACACGATCGCCACCTGATTTTACTTCAGGATTTCCCCGACCCCGATGCCCTTTCATCTGCTTGGACTTATCAGCTTATAGCCCAGCAGTACGATATCAAGTGTGAGATTATCTATGCCGGAACTCTCAGTCACCAGGAAAACATCGCCCTAGTCAAACTTACTGGATTACCCGCCCAACGGTGTACCCTACCCACCTTCCGAGAAAAAGATTTATCCTCGTACCAGGGTTTTGTCCTCATCGACAACCAAGGGACAACTTCCCAGCTAATGCCATTAGTACAGCAGGCAAGAATTCCCCTGATAGCTGTAATTGACCATCATAATTTACAGGGGGATTTAAAGTCAGAATTTTTGGACATCCGCCCCTATGTACGGGCAACTGCAACTATTTTCACCCAATATTTGCAGACGGGGCTATTGCCTCTAGATAGCAGTATTCCTCAACACGTCAAGTGTGCCACCGCTTTGATGCACGGCTTGCGCTCCGATACCAATCGCCTCATGCAAGCCCAAGAAGAAGACTTCATGGCGGCAGCTTACCTAAGTCGCTTTTATGATGCTCAGTTATTAAATGCCGTTCTGCAGGCAAACCGTTCCAAACGGGTAATGGACGTAATTGAGCGATCGCTAAAAAACCGTATCGTTCAAAATAACTTTTCCATTGCTGGCGTTGGTTACTTACGCTACGATGACCGCGATGCTATTCCTCAAGCTGCGGATTTTCTAGTCACAGAGGAAAACGTACATACTGCCGTAGTTTACGGTATCGTTCACGATGAAGATGAGGAGCTAGAAGTAGTCATCGGCTCCTTGAGAACAACCAAACTCACCCTAGATCCCGATGAATTTATCAAAGAAGCCTTTGGTAGAGACAGCACTGGGCGCTTTTTTGGGGGTGGGCGCACTAGTGCAGGAGGCTTTGAAATTCCCATGGGATTTTTATCTGGCGGTAATGAAAACTCCGCCTATGCAAAAATGAAATGGGAAGTATACGATGCTCAAATTAAGCAAAAGCTGCTGAGATTAGTTAACCCCAGAGATAATCCAATCCAGTCTGAATAG